The following proteins are co-located in the Opitutaceae bacterium genome:
- the pnp gene encoding polyribonucleotide nucleotidyltransferase codes for MNQKYTVTVPGLGITFSTGSIAQLANGAVNVCVGETNVFVTACVAQSMRPGQDFFPLTVDYREKYAAAGRFPGGYFKREGRPSEKEILTSRLCDRPCRPLFPEGFLNEVQIIGQLMSADQMNEADIPMVNGASAALAISDIPWAGPIAAVRVAQIDGQFVANPTIEQMFSSTLDLIYVGTEKDMLMIEGSADQISEERFIEALAFGHQAIQPILNAIRELVALCGKPKSTFPLVGATPDARAIIERVVPAERIAEAIFGKEKAARGAAVKVLKEEAKTALLAELGEGKFTDVDLNVVFEDLQYKAYRRTVLERGVRADGRDARSIRPLQANVGVLPRVHGSAMFQRGDTQNIAITTLGPTKEAQDMDGLTGGATSKSFILHYNFPPFSVGETGRFTGPGRREIGHGALAERSLVPVLPPEDVFPYSIRVVSEIMASNGSTSMASICGGCLALMDAGVPIIAPVAGISCGLMTENASDGSIAKWTTITDILGEEDHFGDMDFKLAGTTKGITGFQLDLKINGLPFEIAKAAIYQAREARIEILKLMLSALPAPRKDLSKYAPRIQTIQIDPEKIGLLIGPGGKTIRRIVETTGAQIDIADDDSGKVFIYSNNADAMNRAVQEIDSLCGGGAQIEIGKIYQGRVTGIKEFGCFVECLPGKEGLCHISELADMRVRRTEDVVKMGETIWVKCVGIDEKSGKVRLSRKAAMKEREQQQQSAPAADAGGSDEGSAAGS; via the coding sequence ATGAATCAGAAATACACTGTCACCGTTCCCGGTTTGGGAATCACGTTCTCCACCGGATCAATCGCCCAGCTCGCCAATGGCGCTGTCAACGTATGCGTCGGCGAAACCAATGTCTTCGTCACCGCCTGCGTCGCCCAAAGCATGCGGCCCGGCCAGGACTTCTTCCCGCTGACCGTCGACTACCGCGAAAAATACGCCGCGGCCGGTCGCTTTCCCGGCGGCTACTTCAAGCGCGAAGGCCGCCCCTCCGAAAAGGAGATTCTCACCTCCCGCCTCTGCGACCGCCCCTGCCGCCCGCTTTTCCCGGAAGGCTTCCTGAACGAGGTTCAGATCATCGGCCAGCTGATGTCGGCCGACCAGATGAACGAGGCTGACATCCCCATGGTCAACGGCGCATCCGCCGCGCTCGCGATCTCGGACATCCCCTGGGCCGGTCCCATCGCCGCCGTGCGCGTCGCCCAGATCGACGGTCAATTCGTGGCCAACCCGACCATCGAGCAGATGTTCTCCAGCACGCTCGACCTGATCTATGTCGGCACCGAGAAGGACATGCTCATGATCGAAGGCTCGGCCGACCAGATCAGCGAGGAGCGCTTCATCGAGGCCCTCGCGTTTGGCCATCAGGCCATCCAGCCGATCCTGAATGCCATCAGGGAACTCGTCGCCCTCTGCGGAAAACCCAAGTCCACATTTCCACTCGTGGGCGCGACCCCTGATGCCCGCGCCATCATCGAACGCGTGGTGCCCGCCGAACGCATTGCCGAGGCGATCTTCGGCAAGGAGAAGGCGGCCCGCGGTGCCGCTGTCAAGGTGCTGAAGGAGGAGGCAAAGACCGCACTGCTCGCCGAGCTTGGCGAAGGCAAGTTCACCGATGTCGACCTCAACGTCGTTTTCGAGGATCTGCAATACAAGGCCTACCGCAGGACCGTGCTTGAGCGCGGCGTGCGCGCCGACGGCCGCGATGCCCGAAGCATCCGCCCGCTGCAGGCGAACGTCGGCGTCCTCCCCCGCGTGCATGGCTCCGCCATGTTCCAGCGCGGCGACACCCAGAACATCGCCATCACCACACTGGGCCCCACCAAGGAGGCCCAGGACATGGATGGCCTCACGGGTGGCGCGACGTCGAAGTCCTTCATTCTGCACTACAATTTCCCGCCATTCTCCGTCGGTGAGACGGGCCGCTTCACCGGCCCGGGCCGCCGTGAAATCGGCCACGGCGCCCTCGCTGAGCGCTCGCTCGTTCCGGTTCTTCCCCCGGAGGACGTCTTCCCCTACTCAATCCGCGTCGTGTCCGAGATCATGGCGTCCAATGGATCGACCTCGATGGCCTCCATCTGCGGCGGCTGTCTCGCCCTCATGGACGCCGGTGTTCCCATCATCGCCCCGGTCGCCGGCATTTCCTGCGGACTCATGACCGAGAACGCAAGCGACGGCTCGATCGCGAAGTGGACCACCATCACGGACATCCTCGGTGAGGAGGATCATTTCGGCGACATGGATTTCAAGCTCGCCGGCACCACCAAGGGCATCACGGGTTTCCAACTCGACCTCAAGATCAACGGCCTTCCCTTTGAAATTGCCAAGGCTGCCATCTACCAGGCCCGCGAAGCCCGCATTGAGATCCTGAAACTCATGCTTTCGGCGCTCCCGGCTCCGCGCAAGGATCTCTCCAAGTACGCCCCGCGCATCCAGACGATCCAGATCGATCCGGAAAAGATCGGCCTGCTCATCGGCCCCGGTGGCAAGACCATCCGCCGCATCGTCGAAACCACCGGCGCTCAGATCGACATCGCCGACGACGACTCCGGCAAGGTCTTCATCTACTCCAACAACGCCGACGCGATGAATCGCGCCGTGCAGGAAATCGACTCCCTCTGCGGCGGCGGCGCCCAGATCGAGATTGGCAAAATCTACCAGGGCCGCGTCACCGGCATCAAGGAGTTCGGCTGCTTCGTCGAGTGCCTCCCCGGCAAGGAGGGCCTATGCCACATCAGCGAACTCGCCGACATGCGCGTGCGCCGCACCGAGGATGTCGTCAAGATGGGCGAAACCATCTGGGTCAAATGCGTTGGAATCGATGAAAAGTCCGGCAAGGTCCGTCTCTCCCGCAAGGCGGCCATGAAGGAACGCGA
- the rpsO gene encoding 30S ribosomal protein S15 yields MSTVVKPEIIAQYKIHEKDTGSSEVQIALLSARINHLTEHLRSHRKDFHSRRGLLQMASRRRKLLDYLKRHDLAKYTELLQKLNLRK; encoded by the coding sequence ATGTCTACTGTCGTAAAACCCGAAATAATCGCCCAATACAAGATCCACGAAAAGGACACCGGCTCGTCCGAAGTTCAAATCGCCCTGCTCTCCGCGCGCATCAATCATCTGACTGAGCACCTGCGGTCGCATCGGAAGGATTTTCACAGCCGCCGTGGCCTGCTTCAAATGGCCAGCCGCCGCCGCAAGCTCCTCGACTACTTGAAACGCCACGATCTGGCGAAGTATACGGAGCTTCTGCAAAAGCTGAATCTCCGCAAATAG
- a CDS encoding DUF721 domain-containing protein has protein sequence MTDQDPPKFSRIAEELIGSLRRIPNDDPRGLRRRPIHELSHLIGELQVKYGIGLETPEHVIREQWAEIVGSANASYSHAGQIDPRGRLIVFTSHAIIRNELFLHRKNIVDKLRKLPGCEAIREIILRSG, from the coding sequence ATGACCGACCAGGACCCTCCAAAATTCAGCAGGATCGCCGAAGAACTGATCGGATCCCTGCGCCGCATTCCGAATGACGATCCTAGGGGACTTCGACGTCGCCCGATTCACGAGTTGTCGCATCTCATTGGCGAGCTCCAGGTCAAGTACGGCATAGGACTGGAAACCCCTGAGCATGTCATCCGCGAACAGTGGGCGGAAATCGTCGGATCTGCAAATGCTTCCTATTCGCACGCCGGGCAGATCGATCCCCGAGGACGGCTCATCGTGTTCACGAGCCACGCAATCATTCGCAATGAACTTTTTCTTCATCGGAAAAACATCGTTGATAAATTGCGAAAACTTCCTGGATGCGAAGCGATTCGTGAAATCATTCTCCGAAGCGGCTGA
- a CDS encoding glycosyltransferase family 2 protein: MSPLPISVVVVARNEASNLPRCLASVYGWVSEIIVALNNTDDESPDIAEHFGARVITLEWKGFRDTKNAALDLAENTWALCLDADEEVSVHLRGEIERFFRDGTSSTYAGVRFPRKVWFIDRWITHGDWYPDLSLRLVDRRRSRWGGDAFVHEKMECNGPVLRLHGDLHHYSFSSLARQVGKINMFAELYVRQQEARGAEFSLINTLFRSAWRFFRGYILRLGFMDGYPGLYIAGANAFSVFVRGSRLFEAERHREPPPLSTSPPQPPTPSRAERLTPVSR, encoded by the coding sequence GTGTCACCGCTCCCAATTTCCGTCGTGGTTGTTGCCCGCAATGAAGCCAGCAACCTGCCGCGCTGCCTGGCAAGCGTGTACGGATGGGTCTCTGAAATCATCGTCGCCCTCAACAATACCGACGATGAGAGCCCGGACATTGCAGAACATTTTGGCGCCAGGGTGATCACTCTTGAATGGAAGGGATTTCGCGACACGAAGAATGCCGCGCTTGATCTCGCCGAAAATACCTGGGCATTGTGCCTCGACGCCGACGAGGAAGTTTCCGTGCATTTGCGGGGGGAAATCGAGCGCTTCTTTCGCGACGGCACGAGTTCCACGTACGCAGGCGTGCGTTTTCCCAGGAAAGTCTGGTTCATCGATCGATGGATCACCCACGGAGACTGGTATCCGGACTTGTCCCTGCGATTGGTCGACCGGCGCAGATCCCGATGGGGAGGCGACGCATTCGTGCACGAAAAAATGGAATGCAACGGCCCTGTTCTTCGACTTCACGGCGATCTGCACCATTATTCTTTCTCCAGCCTTGCCCGGCAGGTGGGAAAGATAAACATGTTTGCCGAACTTTATGTCCGGCAACAGGAGGCTCGCGGAGCGGAGTTCTCCCTGATCAACACGCTCTTTCGTTCCGCGTGGCGCTTCTTTCGGGGATATATTCTGAGGCTGGGTTTCATGGACGGTTATCCAGGCCTGTACATTGCCGGTGCCAATGCCTTCAGTGTTTTTGTACGCGGCAGCAGGCTCTTTGAGGCTGAACGCCACAGGGAGCCCCCACCCCTGTCCACTTCACCTCCGCAACCTCCAACACCTTCGCGCGCGGAGCGCCTCACGCCGGTTTCGCGATAG
- a CDS encoding glycosyltransferase family 9 protein, whose amino-acid sequence MERPSPDDASVAVRILVIRRRYLGDIVLLGTTIANLHRHWPGATIAVLVEHAYREVPPLIPHVSETHLLPASATAWPGFLLRIRRERFTHVFDFDNAERTAVISGATGAAFRATYTHENRRTRFPWLYTLLAALPKAVRDSQSAIDTYHDLLQASGIPTPLQDLRLIVSEEARIQAKRLISGPCRKVLVHPGTRSPFRLWPVDRFAELIDRIQERLGAQVFVVGGPGEQATIRKIHQLTRTHAVSLNNAFSVENFAALVAQCDLFICHDSGPMHISAAVGTPVVALFGSQNAAIWKPHGTHHVSLQTDLPCSCFPATQLPAACIPLDSYRSYCVRKLSVERVFDAAESQLNCMMSK is encoded by the coding sequence ATGGAAAGACCCAGCCCTGATGATGCGTCGGTCGCCGTGCGGATCCTCGTAATCCGACGCCGCTACCTCGGCGACATTGTCCTGCTCGGCACGACTATCGCGAACCTGCATCGCCACTGGCCCGGCGCGACAATCGCGGTCCTCGTCGAACATGCGTATCGCGAGGTTCCACCATTGATCCCGCATGTCAGCGAGACCCATCTGCTTCCTGCATCCGCGACGGCGTGGCCCGGCTTCCTGCTTCGCATAAGGCGTGAGCGCTTTACACACGTCTTTGATTTCGACAATGCCGAGCGCACAGCGGTGATCTCCGGCGCAACCGGTGCGGCGTTTCGTGCGACATACACACACGAGAACCGAAGGACCCGTTTTCCATGGCTCTACACCCTTCTGGCAGCGCTCCCAAAGGCAGTACGCGACTCCCAGTCTGCAATAGACACGTACCATGACCTGCTTCAGGCGTCAGGAATTCCCACGCCACTCCAGGATCTTCGACTCATCGTGAGTGAAGAGGCGCGAATCCAGGCGAAAAGACTGATTTCCGGGCCGTGCCGGAAGGTGCTTGTCCATCCCGGCACGCGCAGTCCATTTCGGCTTTGGCCGGTGGACCGATTCGCGGAACTCATCGACAGAATCCAGGAGCGTCTCGGTGCGCAGGTTTTTGTTGTGGGCGGTCCCGGGGAACAAGCCACCATCCGAAAAATCCACCAGTTGACCCGGACGCATGCGGTGTCCCTGAACAATGCGTTTTCGGTCGAAAACTTCGCGGCGCTTGTCGCCCAATGTGATCTGTTCATCTGTCATGACAGCGGCCCCATGCACATTTCAGCCGCAGTCGGCACACCGGTTGTCGCGCTCTTCGGTTCACAGAATGCAGCCATTTGGAAACCACACGGCACCCACCATGTTTCCCTCCAAACCGACCTTCCCTGCTCCTGTTTTCCCGCGACACAATTGCCGGCAGCCTGCATCCCTCTTGATTCCTATCGATCCTACTGCGTCAGGAAACTCTCCGTGGAGCGCGTATTTGACGCCGCGGAATCACAACTGAACTGCATGATGTCAAAATGA
- a CDS encoding ABC transporter ATP-binding protein has protein sequence MRSLRRLRPHLHYLRLVRGRIAWAIVCGIIYAATTGIGIPWLTENVFPRIFTAAENRLSWEAVILIAAYIPANFLIRGVAGYLNSYLIQSAGTRILERLREDYFRKLQYLPLSFVQGRQSGDLLARGLTDTAQLQFTLTQLANDGIKQPFTLLGALGYLAAKALDANGVSMMLLCLAAVPLAVFPIRYVGRKVVKRAQQVQGKLGAVAALFSENLSAAREVRAYGLENREIGRLAALSEQLFKHQLKIVKYAQALSPAIEVIAAMGVAGTLLFAYHAQISKDTFLGIVTALFLAYEPVKKMGSLNNDLKRAEASLDRLEVVLNEPVSIADPKDPAPVQRLGGTVAFDGVSFEYSEGNPVLKDVTVEIPAGTTCALVGPSGAGKSTFANLVPRFFEVTSGAVSIDGIDVRSMRLADLRRNIAIVSQDPVLFNDTIYNNLLVGRPDATREQVLDAASNAFAHDFITAERDGYETIVGERGLRLSGGQKQRIALARAFLRNAPILILDEATSALDSESESYIQRALQKLVVGKTVLIIAHRFSTIRDASLILVFESGRLVAKGDHAALHADCPLYRTLYDGQAGHR, from the coding sequence ATGCGATCGCTGCGAAGGCTCCGCCCCCATCTCCACTACCTGAGGCTTGTCCGAGGACGGATCGCCTGGGCGATTGTGTGCGGCATCATCTACGCAGCCACGACCGGCATCGGCATTCCCTGGCTGACCGAGAACGTGTTTCCCCGAATCTTCACCGCCGCGGAAAACCGGCTCTCGTGGGAGGCCGTCATCCTGATCGCCGCCTACATTCCCGCAAACTTCCTGATCCGCGGAGTCGCCGGATACCTGAATTCCTACCTGATCCAGTCGGCCGGCACGCGAATCCTCGAACGGCTGCGCGAGGACTATTTTCGGAAACTGCAGTATCTTCCCCTCTCCTTCGTGCAGGGCAGGCAGTCCGGCGACCTGCTCGCCCGCGGCCTCACCGACACCGCCCAGCTTCAGTTCACGCTGACCCAGCTTGCCAATGACGGCATCAAGCAGCCCTTCACCCTGCTGGGCGCCCTGGGCTACCTCGCGGCAAAGGCGCTCGACGCCAATGGTGTCAGCATGATGCTCCTCTGCCTCGCCGCCGTTCCGCTGGCCGTTTTTCCCATCCGGTACGTCGGCAGGAAGGTCGTGAAGCGCGCACAGCAGGTGCAGGGAAAGCTCGGAGCAGTCGCCGCGCTCTTCTCGGAAAACCTCTCCGCTGCACGCGAGGTTCGCGCCTATGGACTCGAGAACCGCGAGATCGGCCGCCTCGCCGCACTCTCCGAGCAGCTCTTCAAGCACCAGCTCAAGATCGTGAAATACGCCCAGGCGCTCAGCCCGGCCATCGAGGTGATCGCCGCGATGGGCGTGGCAGGCACCCTGCTCTTTGCGTACCATGCGCAGATTTCAAAGGACACTTTTCTGGGCATAGTCACCGCTCTCTTCCTCGCCTACGAACCGGTGAAGAAGATGGGCTCTCTGAACAACGATCTGAAACGTGCGGAGGCATCCCTCGATCGTCTCGAAGTCGTCCTGAACGAACCCGTGTCGATTGCGGATCCGAAGGACCCAGCACCCGTGCAGCGACTTGGCGGTACGGTTGCCTTCGACGGCGTCTCCTTCGAGTACAGCGAGGGCAACCCCGTGCTGAAGGATGTCACTGTCGAGATTCCGGCCGGCACCACCTGCGCCCTGGTGGGTCCGTCGGGTGCAGGCAAGAGCACCTTCGCGAATCTCGTTCCGCGCTTTTTTGAGGTCACGAGTGGCGCCGTAAGCATCGACGGCATCGATGTCCGCTCCATGCGCCTCGCGGACCTTCGCCGCAACATCGCCATCGTTTCCCAGGACCCGGTTCTCTTCAACGACACCATCTACAACAACCTCCTCGTCGGACGACCCGACGCGACCCGCGAACAGGTCCTCGACGCCGCCTCCAACGCATTTGCGCACGATTTCATCACGGCGGAGCGGGATGGCTACGAGACGATCGTCGGTGAGCGCGGGCTTCGGCTCTCGGGTGGACAGAAGCAGCGGATTGCCCTCGCGCGCGCGTTTCTTCGCAACGCGCCGATCCTGATTCTCGACGAGGCCACGAGCGCGCTCGACAGCGAAAGCGAATCCTACATTCAGCGGGCGCTGCAGAAGCTCGTCGTTGGAAAAACCGTTCTGATCATCGCTCACCGGTTCTCGACCATTCGCGACGCATCCCTGATCCTGGTCTTCGAAAGCGGACGCCTCGTCGCCAAGGGCGATCATGCCGCACTCCATGCGGACTGTCCGCTCTACCGGACGCTCTATGATGGTCAGGCCGGGCACAGATAG
- a CDS encoding ABC transporter permease, with protein MSTIASAAPPSPPSEESTAIEQGSSLWQDAWLRLRKNRLAIFGVSALIVVSIACLVGPFFSAYGYEDQSLELGASAPSAQHWLGTDTLGRDLLVRTLYGGRISLAVGLVATLVAVTIGVVYGAVAGFFEGKVDAVMMRIVDIMYSLPFTIFVILLMVFFGREIILLFVAIGAVEWLTMARIVRAQVMSVKRMEFVEAARSLGFGRGRLIFRHILPNIVGPIIVYTTLTIPSVMLLEAFLSFLGLGVQAPMSSWGVLIKDGAEKMEEFPWLLYFPGAVFSLTLFSLNFLGDGLRDALDVRSSKD; from the coding sequence ATGTCCACGATCGCATCGGCCGCCCCTCCGTCCCCGCCATCAGAAGAATCCACCGCGATCGAGCAGGGAAGCTCGCTGTGGCAGGATGCCTGGCTGCGCCTTCGCAAGAATCGACTCGCAATATTCGGCGTCAGCGCGCTCATCGTCGTTTCCATCGCCTGCCTGGTCGGTCCCTTCTTCAGCGCCTATGGGTACGAGGATCAATCGCTTGAGCTTGGTGCCTCCGCGCCGAGTGCGCAGCACTGGCTGGGAACGGACACGCTCGGGCGCGATCTTCTGGTGCGCACCCTCTATGGCGGGCGCATTTCCCTGGCGGTCGGCCTGGTCGCCACGCTCGTCGCCGTGACCATCGGCGTCGTCTACGGGGCGGTCGCCGGGTTCTTCGAGGGCAAGGTGGACGCCGTGATGATGCGCATTGTCGACATCATGTATTCGCTGCCGTTCACCATCTTCGTCATTCTGCTCATGGTGTTCTTCGGGCGGGAGATCATCCTGCTCTTTGTCGCGATCGGCGCCGTCGAGTGGCTGACCATGGCTCGCATCGTGCGCGCGCAGGTCATGTCGGTGAAACGCATGGAATTCGTCGAGGCGGCGCGCTCGCTGGGCTTCGGAAGAGGACGGCTGATCTTTCGCCACATCCTTCCCAATATCGTCGGACCGATCATCGTGTACACCACGCTCACCATCCCGAGCGTGATGCTGCTCGAGGCGTTCCTCAGTTTTCTCGGGCTGGGCGTGCAGGCACCCATGAGTTCATGGGGCGTGCTGATCAAGGATGGTGCGGAAAAGATGGAGGAGTTCCCCTGGCTGCTCTATTTCCCCGGTGCCGTTTTTTCACTCACCCTGTTCTCGCTCAACTTCCTCGGGGACGGTCTGCGCGACGCCCTGGACGTGCGTTCCAGCAAGGACTGA
- a CDS encoding ABC transporter permease subunit, with translation MFRFFASRLLQSALALFIIITATFFMLRFVPGGPFTAEKAVTPEILRNLEEHYGLNQPLWKQYADYLGSLLQGDFGPSFKYPNRTVNEILGDKLPVSLELGVLSLAVALLMGIPLGIIAATRQNSWIDYGASTFGVIGLSVPTFVVAPLLVLALSIHMGWFNASGWYSPEDRVLPSLVLGFAYAAPISRLTRGGMLEILSQDFIRTARAKGASELRVVFKHCLRGGLLPVVSYLGPAIAGILTGSFVIETIFQIPGLGREFVNSAFNRDYTLVLGTVILYAALIMALNLAVDIAQAWMNPKVRLAR, from the coding sequence ATGTTCCGATTCTTCGCGTCGCGCCTGCTCCAGTCAGCCCTCGCGTTGTTCATCATCATCACGGCGACCTTTTTCATGCTGCGGTTCGTGCCAGGCGGCCCGTTCACCGCGGAAAAGGCCGTCACGCCCGAGATTCTTCGCAATCTGGAGGAGCACTACGGACTCAACCAGCCGCTCTGGAAACAGTACGCGGACTACCTGGGCAGCCTGCTCCAGGGCGATTTCGGTCCCTCCTTCAAGTATCCCAACCGCACGGTGAACGAGATTCTCGGTGACAAACTTCCCGTTTCTCTCGAACTCGGCGTGCTCTCGCTGGCTGTCGCGCTCCTGATGGGCATTCCGCTCGGGATCATTGCGGCGACCCGGCAGAACTCATGGATAGACTACGGTGCATCCACCTTCGGCGTGATCGGACTTTCGGTCCCGACCTTCGTGGTCGCCCCGCTTTTGGTCCTCGCGCTCAGCATCCACATGGGATGGTTCAATGCCTCCGGCTGGTATTCCCCGGAAGACCGCGTGCTGCCGTCGCTGGTTCTCGGCTTCGCCTACGCCGCGCCGATTTCGCGCCTGACGCGCGGCGGCATGCTCGAGATTCTCAGCCAGGATTTCATCCGCACCGCCCGGGCCAAGGGAGCCTCTGAACTTCGCGTCGTCTTCAAGCACTGCCTGCGCGGCGGACTCCTGCCCGTCGTGTCCTACCTCGGCCCCGCCATCGCGGGCATCCTGACCGGCTCATTCGTGATCGAGACCATCTTCCAGATTCCGGGCCTCGGACGCGAATTCGTGAACAGCGCGTTCAACCGCGACTACACCCTCGTGCTCGGCACGGTCATACTCTACGCCGCACTGATCATGGCGCTCAACCTCGCCGTGGACATTGCGCAGGCCTGGATGAATCCCAAGGTGAGGCTCGCACGCTGA
- a CDS encoding peptide ABC transporter substrate-binding protein, producing the protein MIHRAWLPIVLASIFLSGCGRKLDRPSASESAPTARTDLNFGNGTEPQDLDPQVVTGVPENRIINALFEGLVAYGPKGQGTVPAAAASWTISDDGLVYTFKLQPEGRWSNGEPVTATDFVRSYQRILTPELASEYANKLYPVAGAEEFNRGALKDFSQTGFRAIDDHTLQITLRHRTSFLIESMKHYAWFPVPIATIEKFGGLTRKGSAWTRAGNLVGNGPFALKEWSMQQRLVVEKSPTYWDRDSIKLTKITFFPTENIDTEERMFRTGQLDKTNDLPIDKTDAYRRDPHSNLRIDPLLGIYFFRINTTKPPLNDKRVRKALALAINREQIVQRVTKQDQQPAYNACPPMASFTSPVRLEGDLALAKRLLAEAGYPGGKGFPKVDLLYNTSQNHRKIAEAVQQMWRVNLGINVGLANQEWKVYLDSQDTLSYDMCRAGWIADYVDPNTFFDIWRTGDGNNDTGFSNAEYDRLLQSALNSSSEAERMANYVKMDAILMDEVPLIPVYFYTRAYAINPKLNYPKNLVETPNWKFIYWK; encoded by the coding sequence ATGATCCATCGCGCGTGGCTGCCCATCGTTCTCGCTTCTATCTTCCTGTCAGGTTGCGGCAGGAAGCTCGACCGGCCCTCAGCATCTGAATCCGCGCCCACAGCCCGGACGGACCTCAACTTCGGCAATGGCACCGAACCGCAGGACCTCGACCCCCAGGTGGTCACGGGCGTGCCCGAAAACAGGATCATCAACGCGCTCTTCGAAGGGCTCGTCGCCTATGGACCGAAGGGCCAGGGCACCGTGCCCGCCGCCGCGGCGAGCTGGACCATTTCCGACGACGGGCTCGTGTACACCTTCAAGCTTCAGCCCGAGGGCAGATGGTCCAATGGCGAACCCGTGACTGCCACGGACTTCGTCCGATCCTACCAGCGGATCCTGACTCCGGAACTCGCGTCCGAGTACGCCAACAAGCTTTATCCGGTCGCCGGTGCCGAGGAGTTCAATCGAGGCGCATTGAAGGACTTCTCACAGACGGGTTTCCGCGCCATCGATGACCACACGCTTCAGATCACGCTCAGGCATCGCACTTCGTTCCTGATCGAATCGATGAAGCACTACGCCTGGTTCCCCGTGCCGATCGCCACGATTGAGAAATTCGGCGGCCTGACCCGCAAGGGCAGCGCATGGACGCGCGCCGGCAATCTCGTCGGCAACGGCCCCTTCGCTCTCAAGGAATGGTCCATGCAGCAGCGCCTGGTCGTCGAGAAATCGCCGACCTACTGGGACAGGGATTCGATCAAGCTCACGAAAATCACGTTCTTCCCCACAGAGAACATCGACACCGAGGAACGCATGTTTCGCACCGGGCAGTTGGACAAGACCAACGACCTCCCCATCGACAAGACCGACGCCTACCGCAGGGATCCGCACAGCAATCTCAGGATCGATCCACTGCTAGGCATCTACTTTTTTCGCATCAACACCACCAAACCTCCGCTCAACGACAAGCGCGTGCGCAAGGCGCTGGCGCTGGCGATCAATCGCGAACAGATCGTGCAGCGCGTCACCAAGCAGGACCAGCAGCCCGCCTACAATGCCTGTCCCCCAATGGCGTCGTTCACCTCACCCGTCAGGCTCGAAGGCGATCTGGCTCTCGCAAAACGCCTGCTTGCCGAAGCTGGTTATCCCGGCGGAAAAGGCTTTCCGAAAGTCGACCTTCTCTACAACACCAGCCAGAATCATCGGAAGATCGCGGAGGCCGTGCAGCAGATGTGGCGCGTCAACCTCGGAATCAACGTCGGGCTCGCGAACCAGGAATGGAAGGTGTACCTCGATTCCCAGGATACGCTCAGCTACGACATGTGTCGCGCCGGCTGGATTGCGGACTATGTCGATCCCAACACCTTCTTTGACATCTGGAGGACCGGCGATGGAAACAATGACACGGGTTTCTCCAATGCCGAATACGATCGCCTGCTCCAGTCGGCCCTCAACTCCAGCTCCGAGGCCGAGCGCATGGCAAACTACGTGAAGATGGACGCCATCCTGATGGACGAGGTGCCGCTGATCCCGGTCTATTTCTACACGCGGGCCTACGCGATCAACCCCAAGCTCAACTATCCGAAGAACCTGGTCGAAACCCCCAATTGGAAGTTCATCTATTGGAAATAG